Proteins co-encoded in one Gracilimonas sp. genomic window:
- the tsaB gene encoding tRNA (adenosine(37)-N6)-threonylcarbamoyltransferase complex dimerization subunit type 1 TsaB: MILAFETATNICSVSFQDDGGEIHEKRTERKGSHSELLFLYVRELMKEHDFSIADLDAALVSTGPGSYTGLRIAASAVKGMLFGLNVDVYAGNTLAGFAQSAGEGTVHAVINARRKHLYHQKFEVGGKLTASSGSEILELTEIEPMLNSGEKIIGTGIGRLHKDKLEGLEVLETTNISANALIALFNSSSGKQFFKKTTAEELESNYLSSSQVNNTSV; encoded by the coding sequence ATGATACTCGCTTTCGAAACAGCTACAAACATTTGCTCGGTTTCCTTTCAGGATGATGGAGGGGAGATCCACGAGAAAAGAACGGAGCGAAAAGGTTCACATTCCGAACTGTTGTTTCTCTACGTCCGGGAATTGATGAAGGAGCATGACTTTAGTATAGCTGACCTGGATGCTGCTTTGGTGAGTACAGGTCCCGGTTCCTACACGGGGCTCCGAATTGCTGCCAGTGCGGTCAAAGGAATGCTGTTTGGTTTGAATGTCGATGTTTATGCCGGCAATACGCTGGCAGGCTTTGCGCAATCAGCCGGTGAGGGAACCGTTCATGCTGTAATTAATGCACGGCGGAAGCACTTATACCATCAAAAGTTTGAGGTGGGGGGAAAGCTTACAGCTTCTTCCGGGTCAGAAATTCTTGAGCTTACTGAAATTGAGCCGATGCTGAATTCTGGTGAGAAGATTATCGGGACCGGAATTGGCCGTTTACATAAAGACAAATTGGAAGGACTTGAAGTGCTGGAAACCACAAACATTTCGGCTAATGCTCTGATAGCTCTTTTCAATAGCTCATCGGGGAAACAGTTTTTCAAGAAAACCACGGCTGAAGAGCTGGAATCAAATTATTTGAGCAGTAGTCAGGTTAATAATACATCCGTATAA
- a CDS encoding S9 family peptidase has translation MKALRLSIILLALCSVATATVAQDKKAIEFEHIFDGTFSPNNVQNVRWMNDGEYYSATRNNQIIRYNIVDGSEEVLFNGNDFTDADGDTIRVQGYQFSSDESKLLIKTDVEQIWRRSTRENYYVYEFESGGFSKLTASDEKQQYAELSPSADRAAFVRNNNLFWVDLSTGEETQITSDGEFNKIINGASDWVYEEEFGFAKAWFWSPEGDRIAFYRFDEERVKEFFMTNWGSLYPEEVEFKYPKAGEQNSIVSIHVYHIDSGETVKMDVGEETDQYIPRINWTRDNNRLAIRRMNRLQNKQDLLIANAETGSTRVILTEQSDTWLDVHDDLYFLSNGEQFITTSDKSGYNHVYLYNMQGRQLEQITSGNWDVTELIGHNERMYELYYVSAEQSPQERHLYSIRIDGKKKEKLTKGDGWHDINMSRDFKYYIDTWSDYNKPPVVSLHRSNGRSVRTIEDNTGLSKTLEEYSYVEKEFFTLDVNGTSLNAYVLKPVDFDSNKKYPVLMYVYGGPGSQTVTKAFGSGQRPMWHQYLANQGYVVVSVDNRGTGARGRQFKKQVYKKLGQLETADQIAAAKQIAEWPYVDENRIGIWGWSYGGYMSSLALAEGSDIFTTAIAVAPVTSWRFYDTIYTERYMQTPQMNPEGYNKGAPLTKVDQITGNYLLIHGTGDDNVHFQNSVEMIDALIEADVDFETMIYPNKAHSIYGGNARKHLYQLMSDFVFENL, from the coding sequence ATGAAGGCACTTAGACTCTCAATTATATTGTTGGCGCTTTGTTCTGTTGCTACGGCTACCGTTGCTCAGGACAAAAAAGCTATCGAGTTTGAACATATTTTCGACGGCACGTTTTCTCCAAATAACGTGCAAAATGTTCGCTGGATGAATGACGGCGAATACTATTCGGCTACCCGTAACAATCAAATCATTCGCTATAACATCGTGGATGGTTCTGAAGAGGTATTATTCAACGGTAATGATTTTACTGATGCGGACGGTGATACCATTCGTGTGCAGGGTTATCAGTTTTCTTCGGATGAATCGAAGCTGCTGATAAAAACCGATGTGGAACAAATCTGGCGCCGAAGTACCCGCGAGAATTATTATGTGTATGAATTTGAGTCAGGGGGTTTTTCGAAGCTGACGGCATCAGATGAGAAACAACAATATGCTGAACTGTCACCTTCAGCCGATCGTGCCGCTTTTGTGCGAAACAATAATTTGTTTTGGGTTGATTTATCGACCGGCGAAGAAACTCAAATCACCTCTGATGGTGAGTTCAACAAGATTATTAACGGTGCCTCCGACTGGGTGTATGAAGAAGAGTTTGGTTTTGCCAAAGCCTGGTTTTGGTCGCCCGAGGGAGACCGGATCGCTTTTTACCGCTTCGATGAAGAGCGGGTGAAAGAATTTTTTATGACCAACTGGGGTTCTCTCTATCCCGAAGAAGTAGAGTTTAAATATCCAAAGGCCGGAGAGCAGAATTCCATTGTATCCATTCATGTGTACCACATTGATTCCGGTGAAACAGTGAAGATGGATGTAGGAGAGGAGACCGATCAGTACATCCCGCGAATAAACTGGACCCGGGATAACAACCGATTGGCTATCCGCCGTATGAACCGGCTGCAGAATAAGCAGGACTTACTGATCGCCAATGCAGAAACCGGTTCAACAAGAGTAATCCTCACAGAGCAAAGCGATACCTGGCTGGATGTACACGATGACCTTTATTTTTTAAGTAACGGAGAGCAGTTTATAACCACCAGCGATAAGAGCGGTTATAACCATGTGTACCTGTATAACATGCAGGGCAGACAGCTTGAACAGATTACATCCGGCAACTGGGACGTAACCGAACTGATTGGACATAACGAACGGATGTATGAGTTGTACTACGTGAGTGCCGAGCAGTCGCCACAGGAACGCCATTTGTACAGCATCAGGATTGATGGAAAGAAAAAAGAGAAGCTGACGAAAGGAGATGGCTGGCATGACATAAATATGAGCAGGGACTTCAAATACTATATAGATACCTGGTCAGATTATAATAAGCCTCCTGTGGTAAGTCTGCATCGAAGTAATGGCCGAAGTGTGAGAACTATCGAGGACAATACCGGCCTGAGCAAGACCCTGGAAGAATACAGCTATGTAGAAAAAGAATTTTTTACTCTGGACGTTAATGGCACCAGCCTGAATGCTTATGTACTGAAACCGGTAGATTTCGATTCAAACAAGAAATACCCTGTGCTTATGTATGTATATGGTGGCCCCGGCAGCCAGACAGTAACAAAAGCTTTTGGAAGCGGACAGCGCCCCATGTGGCATCAGTATCTTGCAAATCAGGGGTATGTAGTGGTTTCAGTAGACAACCGGGGAACAGGTGCCCGCGGCCGGCAATTCAAAAAACAGGTGTATAAAAAACTGGGCCAGTTAGAAACGGCTGATCAGATCGCAGCTGCCAAACAAATTGCAGAATGGCCGTATGTTGACGAAAACCGCATCGGAATTTGGGGCTGGAGTTATGGCGGGTATATGTCATCGTTAGCATTGGCTGAAGGTTCTGACATATTTACTACGGCCATTGCGGTAGCACCGGTCACCAGCTGGCGTTTTTATGATACCATCTACACCGAACGATACATGCAGACTCCTCAAATGAATCCTGAAGGATATAACAAAGGGGCGCCCCTGACAAAAGTGGATCAGATTACAGGCAATTATTTACTGATTCATGGTACCGGGGATGACAACGTTCACTTCCAGAATTCTGTTGAAATGATAGATGCGTTGATAGAGGCTGACGTTGACTTTGAAACCATGATTTATCCCAACAAAGCTCATAGTATTTATGGTGGAAATGCAAGAAAGCATCTCTATCAGCTGATGAGTGACTTCGTTTTTGAAAATTTATAA
- the accD gene encoding acetyl-CoA carboxylase, carboxyltransferase subunit beta, producing the protein MSWFKRKDENIQTNTKKEMPEGVWIKVPTTGETIHKRELEDNLWVDPLSGYHFRIGSEKYFEIIFDKGKFKEIGQEIQPTDPLEFEDRKKYKDRLEEYQEKTGLSDAARVGVGKMNKLDLVVACMDFSFIGGSMGSVVGERLGVAIDYARENKIPLMIISQTGGARMMESVLSLMQMAKTSAKLAQLEEAGIPYISYMTDPTTGGVTASYAMLGDFNIAEPGALIGFAGPRVIRQTIGRDLPEGFQTAEYLLEHGFLDFILPRTKMKAKLTKLLKLVLHKN; encoded by the coding sequence ATGTCCTGGTTTAAAAGAAAAGACGAAAACATCCAGACCAACACCAAAAAGGAAATGCCGGAAGGGGTTTGGATTAAAGTTCCTACAACCGGTGAAACAATCCATAAGCGCGAGCTGGAGGATAATCTCTGGGTAGATCCTCTGAGTGGCTATCATTTCAGAATTGGAAGTGAGAAGTACTTTGAGATTATCTTTGATAAAGGAAAATTCAAGGAAATCGGGCAAGAAATTCAGCCTACCGATCCGCTGGAGTTTGAAGACCGAAAGAAATACAAAGACCGGCTGGAAGAGTATCAGGAAAAGACCGGGTTAAGTGATGCCGCACGAGTTGGAGTGGGCAAAATGAATAAGCTCGACCTGGTTGTGGCCTGTATGGATTTCTCTTTTATCGGAGGAAGTATGGGATCGGTTGTGGGCGAGCGACTGGGTGTTGCGATCGATTACGCCCGTGAGAATAAAATCCCGCTGATGATTATCTCCCAAACCGGTGGCGCCCGTATGATGGAAAGTGTACTCAGCTTGATGCAGATGGCTAAAACATCAGCCAAATTGGCCCAGCTTGAAGAAGCCGGAATTCCTTACATTTCTTATATGACAGACCCGACTACCGGAGGGGTAACCGCCAGTTATGCAATGCTGGGTGATTTTAATATCGCTGAACCCGGCGCTTTGATTGGATTTGCCGGGCCGCGTGTAATCAGGCAGACTATCGGCAGAGATCTTCCGGAAGGCTTCCAAACGGCAGAGTACCTGCTGGAGCATGGATTTCTGGATTTCATTCTCCCACGAACCAAGATGAAAGCAAAGCTTACCAAACTGCTGAAACTGGTTCTCCATAAGAACTAA
- the obgE gene encoding GTPase ObgE — MRFADYAKIYVTAGRGGDGSAHFRREKYVPKGGPDGGDGGKGGDVILVGNEQLNTILDLRYRKYVKAGNGENGSKSKSSGAAGEDELLEVPLGTVVFDADTKERLGEITHHEEKLVIAKGGKGGLGNWHFRSSTNQTPQHAQEGKPGEERAVELELKLIADVGLVGFPNAGKSTLLSALSHAKPKIADYPFTTLEPNLGVVKFEDFRSFVMADIPGIIEEAHEGKGLGIQFLRHIERNNVLLFMVSVMTDIKYEYEALLSELKSYRKDLLDKPRILAITKMDLKQGFELEEELHFDDEIPVIPISSATGHGVDELREKLWEYIQHGKEKEET, encoded by the coding sequence ATGCGCTTTGCTGACTACGCTAAAATTTATGTAACGGCCGGAAGGGGTGGAGATGGCTCTGCTCACTTCAGACGGGAAAAGTATGTCCCCAAAGGAGGTCCTGACGGCGGAGATGGCGGAAAGGGCGGCGACGTTATCCTGGTTGGGAATGAACAACTGAATACCATTCTTGACCTTCGGTATCGAAAATATGTGAAAGCCGGGAATGGGGAGAACGGTTCAAAGAGTAAAAGCTCTGGTGCTGCAGGCGAAGATGAGCTCCTGGAAGTACCGCTCGGTACGGTTGTATTTGATGCTGACACCAAAGAAAGACTCGGGGAAATTACCCACCATGAAGAAAAACTGGTGATTGCCAAGGGTGGCAAAGGCGGTCTGGGAAACTGGCATTTTCGCAGCTCTACCAACCAAACTCCACAACATGCTCAGGAAGGTAAACCCGGTGAAGAACGTGCCGTTGAACTGGAACTAAAACTGATTGCAGATGTTGGCCTGGTGGGTTTCCCAAATGCAGGAAAGAGCACTTTACTTTCAGCACTGTCTCATGCAAAGCCTAAGATTGCTGATTATCCTTTTACCACGCTGGAGCCTAATCTTGGAGTGGTGAAGTTTGAGGATTTTCGGAGTTTTGTAATGGCAGATATTCCCGGAATTATTGAAGAAGCCCATGAGGGGAAAGGGCTGGGGATTCAGTTTCTCCGGCATATAGAACGTAATAATGTGCTGCTGTTTATGGTCAGCGTTATGACGGATATCAAGTATGAATACGAGGCGCTGCTGAGTGAGCTGAAATCTTACCGGAAAGACCTGCTTGATAAGCCGCGCATTCTTGCCATCACCAAGATGGATTTAAAACAAGGGTTTGAGTTAGAAGAAGAGCTTCACTTTGATGATGAAATTCCCGTTATTCCTATTTCGTCAGCCACAGGTCATGGGGTAGATGAGCTGAGAGAGAAATTATGGGAATACATTCAACATGGGAAAGAAAAAGAAGAAACATAG
- the pheA gene encoding prephenate dehydratase: MSDELDSIRKQLDDIDRTILKALAQRQGLVKEVSDLKLKNEQGIRDLEKEEQLLNRIRDLAHEVGLDRYYAEHLFREIITNSVRFQTHSLVDHQNEKSEGEVIRVSYQGTDGAYSHQAATRHFSDRYSTVDAIGYDTFQQAAQAVLDDKVDYALLPIENTTAGSINDTYDILGNEKLHIVGEEILKVVHCLMAVEQVELGKIRRIMSHPQAIAQCSQFLTKLPRCKVESYLDTAMSAKKVLEDGDLSQAAIAGAHAADLYGLHVIEHDIANQKENYTRFVVAAKEPVQVDVQIPAKTSLMMVTSNEEGSLIECLNILHKHKINMAKLESRPRLNEPWKYSFYLDILANIDDPEVSAGLDELNKKAEELKVLGCYPKQEA, translated from the coding sequence ATGTCAGATGAATTAGACTCCATCCGCAAGCAACTGGATGATATAGACCGGACTATTCTTAAAGCGCTGGCTCAGCGACAGGGACTGGTAAAGGAAGTCTCGGATTTGAAGCTCAAAAATGAACAGGGCATCCGGGATCTTGAAAAGGAAGAGCAGCTATTAAACCGGATTCGGGATTTGGCCCATGAAGTCGGCCTGGATCGATATTACGCTGAACACCTGTTTCGGGAAATCATCACCAACTCGGTACGCTTTCAGACACACTCCCTGGTTGATCATCAGAACGAGAAATCGGAGGGGGAAGTCATTCGGGTTTCTTACCAGGGAACCGATGGGGCTTACAGTCATCAGGCAGCTACTCGTCACTTTAGCGATCGTTATTCAACGGTGGATGCCATTGGCTATGACACCTTTCAGCAGGCGGCGCAGGCTGTTTTGGATGACAAGGTGGATTATGCATTGTTACCCATAGAAAATACCACGGCCGGCTCCATCAACGATACTTATGACATTCTGGGAAATGAAAAACTCCATATTGTGGGAGAGGAAATTCTGAAGGTAGTTCACTGCTTGATGGCCGTAGAACAAGTAGAATTAGGTAAAATCCGGCGGATCATGTCACACCCCCAGGCCATTGCCCAGTGCTCGCAGTTCTTAACGAAGCTCCCGCGGTGTAAGGTGGAGTCATATTTGGATACGGCCATGTCGGCCAAAAAAGTACTGGAAGACGGAGATTTATCCCAGGCAGCTATTGCCGGAGCCCATGCGGCAGACTTATACGGACTACATGTGATTGAACACGACATTGCCAATCAAAAAGAAAACTATACCCGCTTTGTGGTAGCCGCTAAAGAGCCGGTTCAGGTTGACGTTCAAATACCGGCTAAAACATCCCTGATGATGGTGACTTCAAACGAAGAGGGTTCTTTGATAGAATGCCTGAATATTTTGCATAAGCATAAAATCAACATGGCCAAGCTGGAATCGCGCCCAAGGTTGAATGAACCCTGGAAGTATTCTTTCTACCTGGATATTCTTGCCAATATAGACGACCCTGAAGTTTCTGCCGGTTTGGATGAGCTCAATAAAAAAGCCGAGGAGTTAAAGGTCCTCGGCTGTTATCCTAAACAGGAAGCGTAA
- the xseA gene encoding exodeoxyribonuclease VII large subunit, protein MPDKQIPFLFDIPTVAELTEKIKNLLEQNFVDILVEGETSNVNQSRNGHYYFTLKDADASLPCVIWRSTAQRLGINLTDGQQIVVGGDIQVYAPHGRYQMIVNLVQQAGIGKLQQAFEKLKAKLKEEGLFDDTHKVALPKFPERIGVVTSATGAAFQDIRSTLEKRWPLADVKLYHASVQGVNAAPEIVNGINYFSNHKNVDVLIIGRGGGSLEDLWPFNEESVARAVYHCEVPVISAVGHEVDFSISDFVADSRAATPTQAAVLAVPDINEIRFMVEDYAKKLEVNTTGAIELYKDKVANMAKSHALLAVKQKMESARSRILTLNEKLEHRTESLVRNRKEHLTKLFHSLDKQNPNEPLEKGFARVWQDGKWVRESKAFKKASGFDLEWKDAKVTLGE, encoded by the coding sequence ATGCCCGATAAACAAATTCCGTTTCTTTTTGATATCCCAACCGTTGCCGAGCTCACCGAGAAGATCAAGAACCTGCTGGAGCAGAATTTTGTGGATATTTTGGTGGAGGGCGAAACCAGCAACGTCAATCAAAGCCGGAACGGGCACTATTATTTCACCCTCAAAGATGCCGATGCCTCCCTTCCCTGTGTAATCTGGAGAAGCACTGCGCAACGGCTTGGCATTAATCTAACCGATGGTCAACAGATAGTAGTCGGTGGCGATATCCAGGTGTATGCTCCCCATGGTCGCTATCAGATGATTGTGAATCTGGTTCAGCAAGCCGGGATCGGGAAGCTTCAGCAGGCTTTTGAAAAGCTGAAGGCAAAGTTGAAAGAAGAAGGTTTATTTGATGACACCCACAAAGTAGCACTTCCCAAATTTCCCGAACGCATCGGGGTGGTGACATCCGCGACCGGTGCCGCTTTTCAGGACATCCGTTCTACCCTGGAAAAAAGATGGCCGCTGGCTGATGTGAAACTTTATCACGCCAGCGTGCAGGGCGTGAATGCTGCGCCGGAAATCGTGAATGGCATCAACTACTTCTCCAATCACAAGAATGTGGATGTCCTGATTATCGGACGTGGCGGTGGTTCCCTGGAAGACCTGTGGCCGTTTAATGAAGAATCAGTTGCCCGCGCTGTCTATCACTGTGAAGTTCCTGTAATCAGCGCGGTGGGACATGAAGTTGATTTTTCCATCTCCGATTTTGTAGCCGATTCCCGGGCCGCTACTCCAACACAGGCGGCTGTACTTGCCGTGCCCGACATTAACGAAATCCGGTTTATGGTAGAAGATTATGCCAAAAAACTGGAGGTTAATACCACCGGAGCCATTGAGTTATATAAAGATAAAGTAGCAAATATGGCGAAGTCACACGCCTTGCTGGCTGTAAAGCAGAAGATGGAATCGGCCCGGTCCCGTATTCTTACCCTGAATGAAAAGCTGGAACACCGGACCGAATCGTTGGTTCGGAACCGAAAAGAACATCTCACCAAATTATTTCACTCTCTGGATAAGCAAAATCCTAACGAACCCCTCGAAAAAGGTTTTGCACGTGTATGGCAGGATGGAAAATGGGTCCGGGAATCCAAAGCTTTCAAAAAAGCATCAGGGTTTGACTTAGAATGGAAAGATGCAAAAGTCACTCTTGGAGAATAA
- the tnpA gene encoding IS200/IS605 family transposase: MPKTLNQVWVHAVWSTKDRLPLLKRYFRGELNIYIKENSLEWGIQVDVVNGMQDHLHVLFKLPTTLSVAEVIKQMKGSSSRWVNENYYPSGKFEWQQGYGVFSVSMNDINRIRNYIYNQELHHQNRSFQDEVKEFDIRKM, translated from the coding sequence ATGCCAAAAACATTGAATCAGGTTTGGGTACACGCCGTTTGGAGTACAAAAGACCGACTACCACTACTAAAGAGATATTTCAGAGGAGAACTGAACATTTACATTAAAGAAAACTCCTTGGAATGGGGTATTCAGGTTGATGTCGTGAATGGTATGCAAGACCATCTGCATGTTCTATTCAAACTTCCAACAACCCTTTCAGTGGCTGAAGTCATAAAACAAATGAAAGGTTCTTCATCAAGGTGGGTGAATGAAAACTACTACCCAAGTGGGAAGTTTGAATGGCAACAGGGATATGGAGTATTTTCGGTTAGTATGAATGATATTAACAGGATTAGGAATTACATCTACAATCAGGAATTACATCATCAAAATCGCTCATTTCAAGATGAGGTTAAGGAATTTGATATCAGGAAAATGTAG
- a CDS encoding dihydroorotase, whose translation MLLKNLKPVSNSHKGKDIVDIRIEEGVIKEIGSGLKAGKGEESHDFEGAYVSPGWMDMHVHLREPGFEHKETIKTGCDAAAFGGFTAVACMPNTKPATHTRDVVEFIIKKSEKLPVDVHPIACVTKERKGKSIAEMADLKDGGAVAFSDDGDPVYDSQVMRVALEYSSMLGLPIINHEEDLALSRPGHMNEGKVATRLGLDGTPGIAEEVMIARDIMLAEYTGGHIHVAHISTKGAVDLVRQAKKKGINVTTEVCAHHFDLTDEEIEKQHFDTNFKMHPPLRTQEDVDAMVEGLVDGTIDAICTDHAPHAIEEKEVEFIYAPNGIIGLETAWSITNQRLLQTKKLDLQQLMDKLVYNPRKILNLESPEIKEGAKANLTFFNTEEEWTFTPKNVRSKSKNSPYLDKPLKGRAVGIFNKGQLVLNELR comes from the coding sequence ATGCTCCTCAAAAACCTGAAGCCCGTTAGTAACTCTCATAAAGGTAAAGACATCGTAGATATCCGTATTGAGGAAGGAGTAATTAAAGAAATAGGCAGTGGACTTAAAGCCGGGAAAGGGGAGGAATCTCATGATTTTGAAGGAGCCTATGTTTCTCCGGGCTGGATGGATATGCATGTGCATTTGCGCGAGCCGGGGTTTGAACACAAAGAGACCATTAAAACCGGATGCGATGCCGCTGCGTTTGGCGGTTTTACGGCGGTGGCTTGTATGCCTAACACCAAACCGGCAACACATACCCGCGATGTGGTTGAGTTCATTATCAAAAAATCCGAGAAGCTTCCGGTGGACGTTCACCCGATTGCGTGTGTAACCAAAGAGCGAAAAGGGAAATCCATTGCTGAAATGGCTGACCTGAAAGATGGCGGTGCGGTTGCTTTTAGCGATGATGGTGATCCGGTTTACGATTCACAGGTAATGCGCGTGGCTTTGGAATACTCGTCGATGCTGGGCCTGCCTATTATCAATCATGAAGAAGATCTGGCCCTTTCCCGTCCCGGACATATGAACGAAGGCAAGGTAGCAACCCGGCTCGGTTTGGATGGAACTCCGGGGATTGCCGAAGAAGTGATGATTGCGCGCGATATCATGCTGGCAGAATACACCGGTGGACATATTCATGTTGCGCACATCAGTACCAAAGGGGCGGTAGATTTGGTGCGTCAGGCTAAGAAGAAAGGAATTAACGTAACTACGGAAGTCTGTGCGCATCACTTTGATCTGACCGATGAAGAAATTGAGAAGCAGCATTTTGACACCAACTTTAAAATGCACCCACCGCTTCGAACTCAGGAAGATGTGGATGCTATGGTAGAAGGCTTGGTGGATGGAACTATCGATGCCATTTGTACCGATCATGCACCGCACGCCATCGAGGAGAAAGAAGTAGAATTCATTTACGCTCCCAATGGAATTATTGGGCTGGAAACGGCATGGTCGATAACGAATCAGCGGTTGCTTCAAACCAAGAAACTGGATTTGCAGCAGCTGATGGATAAACTGGTATATAATCCGCGTAAGATTCTGAACCTGGAATCTCCGGAGATTAAAGAGGGAGCTAAAGCCAACCTCACCTTCTTCAATACCGAAGAAGAATGGACCTTCACTCCGAAAAACGTTCGATCCAAATCAAAGAACTCTCCCTACCTGGATAAACCGTTGAAGGGTAGAGCCGTTGGGATTTTCAATAAAGGACAGTTGGTGCTTAACGAGCTGAGATAG
- a CDS encoding nuclear transport factor 2 family protein: MTNLFFIPLLTVLFLLPAQDPATDVDALWDEMSRTVEEGAFEDYAALYHEDAVLVNGISGESYPISSALDGWKQGFLDTKAGKMKAGVEFRFSKRMHSETTAHDTGIFNYYSQMEGKEPQPIYVHFQGLLVKKDGEWKLLMEYQESMATEEEWEKLK; this comes from the coding sequence ATGACTAATCTTTTCTTTATCCCGCTCCTCACTGTATTATTTCTGCTTCCTGCGCAGGACCCTGCCACCGATGTTGATGCTCTCTGGGATGAAATGAGCCGAACCGTAGAAGAAGGTGCATTTGAGGATTATGCAGCCTTATATCATGAAGATGCTGTTTTGGTAAATGGCATTTCCGGAGAGAGCTACCCCATTTCAAGTGCCTTAGATGGCTGGAAGCAAGGCTTTCTGGATACCAAAGCTGGGAAAATGAAAGCCGGTGTAGAGTTTCGCTTCAGTAAAAGAATGCACAGCGAAACCACCGCTCATGACACTGGCATTTTTAACTACTATTCGCAAATGGAGGGGAAAGAACCCCAGCCGATTTATGTTCACTTTCAGGGACTATTGGTGAAAAAGGACGGCGAATGGAAACTGCTGATGGAGTACCAGGAGTCTATGGCCACTGAGGAAGAATGGGAGAAGTTGAAGTAA
- a CDS encoding FAD-dependent oxidoreductase: MENKNHITVLGAGVSGLTTAIVLAEHGFKVNIITKELPKQTTSAVAAAIWFPYEAYPTNKVNSWSRRSLLRFKHLAQNEDSGVSFIPFTAYLDTREKPWWLDALPGENILNDNVQHPVHPNYRGYTLNVPLIETPIYLEYLLNRIRESGGEIIRQEVTSVDELEAYFPVVNCTGLGAKHLFSDEQLYPIQGQVLRVAPDQKIQGMATEYELGDQEMAYIIPRRDGIILGGSAKKYQTSTKANPSLTERILTYCSEFEPAVLELPVLDVKVGLRPGRPQIRLEKDPHLPVIHNYGHGGAGYTVSWGCAEDVMNLI; encoded by the coding sequence TTGGAGAATAAGAACCACATAACGGTTTTAGGAGCCGGTGTTTCCGGTCTGACAACCGCCATTGTGCTTGCCGAGCATGGCTTCAAGGTAAACATCATTACAAAAGAACTTCCCAAACAAACCACTTCGGCCGTAGCTGCCGCCATTTGGTTTCCTTATGAAGCCTACCCGACAAACAAAGTAAACAGTTGGAGCCGCAGGTCGCTTTTAAGATTCAAGCATCTTGCCCAGAATGAAGACTCCGGGGTCTCTTTCATCCCCTTCACAGCCTATCTCGACACCCGGGAAAAACCGTGGTGGCTGGATGCTTTACCGGGCGAGAATATACTTAATGACAACGTTCAGCATCCGGTTCACCCCAATTACAGAGGATACACCCTCAACGTACCTTTGATAGAAACTCCCATCTATCTGGAGTACCTTTTGAATCGTATTAGAGAATCAGGCGGGGAAATAATCCGGCAGGAAGTTACCTCTGTTGATGAACTTGAAGCATATTTCCCGGTGGTGAATTGCACCGGTTTAGGCGCAAAGCATTTATTCAGTGACGAACAACTGTACCCCATTCAGGGACAGGTTCTGCGAGTAGCTCCTGATCAGAAAATTCAGGGAATGGCCACCGAGTATGAGCTGGGAGATCAGGAAATGGCTTACATCATTCCGCGAAGGGATGGAATTATATTAGGTGGTTCCGCCAAAAAGTATCAAACTTCTACCAAAGCGAATCCCTCCCTTACAGAACGAATCCTTACATATTGCTCGGAATTTGAACCTGCTGTTTTGGAACTGCCGGTATTAGATGTGAAAGTTGGGTTACGTCCCGGAAGACCACAAATCAGGCTGGAAAAAGATCCTCATTTGCCCGTAATCCATAATTATGGCCATGGCGGCGCGGGTTATACCGTATCCTGGGGATGCGCTGAAGATGTGATGAACCTAATCTGA